In Zea mays cultivar B73 chromosome 7, Zm-B73-REFERENCE-NAM-5.0, whole genome shotgun sequence, the following proteins share a genomic window:
- the LOC100382838 gene encoding uncharacterized protein LOC100382838 (The RefSeq protein has 1 substitution compared to this genomic sequence): MAGPSGASSSSRGGGGGGVDRFYSPPHVRRQQQEEQLQRLKGLAQGQRTSSPAAGTLTPRAARQKTPPAETPAPVNESERRVDASSKPPVSATASTAKAAATADAVTTSPPAPAVLDEVGNLDRFLISTTPSVPVHYLPKTSMRGWRIGDVTNSRPYFCLGDLWEAFNEWSLYGAGVPLVISGSESVIQYYVPYLSAIQLYADPLKLPSRIRHPWEESDGESMDTSSEGSSETDDIRLRSLTVEATHRLDGGFQRDGDEMHSPSTRPIFEYLETDPPFGREPLTDKVSVLASRFPDLKKFRSCDLLPTSWMSVAWYPIYRIPTGPTLKDLDACFLTFHYLSTPSKDTDPSTPPCPNLGGLNCNMNAAGKLTLPVFGLASYKLKSSIWSSNRPEEQQLAASLTQTADDWLRHRQVYHPDFRFFLTHFNTALR; this comes from the exons ATGGCGGGCCCGTCCGGCGCATCCTCCTcctcgcgcggcggcggcggcggcggcgttgaCCGCTTCTACAGCCCGCCCCACGTGCGccgccagcagcaggaggagcagCTGCAGCGGCTCAAGGGCCTGGCCCAGGGGCAGCGCACGTcgtccccggcggcggggacgctcACGCCCAGGGCCGCCAGGCAGAAGACGCCACCGGCTGAGACGCCCGCCCCGGTTAACGAGTCCGAGAGGCGGGTCGACGCGTCCTCCAAGCCGCCCGTGTCCGCGACGGCCTCCACCGCCAAGGCGGCTGCGACGGCTGATGCGGTCACGACCTCGCCGCCGGCGCCTGCGGTGCTGGATGAGGTCGGGAATCTCGATAGGTTCCTTATCTCCACCACGCCATCTGTGCCCGTGCACTACCTGCCCAAG ACCAGCATGAGGGGATGGAGGATTGGTGATGTTACGAATTCTCGACCATATTTCTGCCTTGGAGATCTCTGGGAGGCTTTCAATGAGTGGAGCTTTTACGGGGCTGGTGTTCCCCTTGTTATAAGTGGAAGTGAATCTGTGATTCAGTATTATGTGCCATACCTTTCTGCTATACAGCTGTATGCAGACCCTTTGAAGCTTCCATCGAGGATCAG GCATCCTTGGGAGGAAAGTGATGGGGAATCTATGGATACTAGCAGCGAAGGTAGCAGTGAAACTGATGATATCCGATTAAGAAGCTTAACTGTGGAAGCTACACATCGATTGGATGGTGGCTTTCAAAGGGATGGCGATGAAATGCACTCACCATCGACTCGTCCAATTTTTGAATATCTTGAGACAGATCCACCATTTGGTAGAGAGCCTTTAACAGACAAG GTATCAGTTCTTGCAAGTAGATTTCCAGATTTGAAGAAATTCAGAAGTTGTGACCTGCTGCCAACCAGTTGGATGTCTGTTGCATG GTACCCTATCTATAGAATCCCTACTGGACCAACACTCAAGGATTTGGATGCATGTTTCTTGACATTTCATTACTTATCAACACCTTCCAAGG ATACTGATCCCAGTACACCACCATGCCCCAATTTGGGGGGGCTTAATTGCAACATGAACGCCGCTGGCAAACTAACATTGCCCGTCTTTGGACTGGCATCATACAAATTGAAGAGCTCTATTTGGTCGTCAAATAGGCCTGAGGAGCAGCAGCTTGCAGCTTCACTGACGCAGAcagcagatgactggcttcgccATCGCCAAGTGTACCATCCAGACTTCCGGTTCTTTCTCACCCACTTCAACACAGCATTGAGATGA
- the LOC100382838 gene encoding uncharacterized protein isoform X1, whose translation MAGPSGASSSSRGGGGGGVDRFYSPPHVRRQQQEEQLQRLKGLAQGQRTSSPAAGTLTPRAARQKTPPAETPAPVNESERRVDASSKPPVSATASTAKAAATADAVTTSPPAPAVLDEVGNLDRFLISTTPSVPVHYLPKTSMRGWRIGDVTNSRPYFCLGDLWEAFNEWSFYGAGVPLVISGSESVIQYYVPYLSAIQLYADPLKLPSRISEGSSETDDIRLRSLTVEATHRLDGGFQRDGDEMHSPSTRPIFEYLETDPPFGREPLTDKVSVLASRFPDLKKFRSCDLLPTSWMSVAWYPIYRIPTGPTLKDLDACFLTFHYLSTPSKDTDPSTPPCPNLGGLNCNMNAAGKLTLPVFGLASYKLKSSIWSSNRPEEQQLAASLTQTADDWLRHRQVYHPDFRFFLTHFNTALR comes from the exons ATGGCGGGCCCGTCCGGCGCATCCTCCTcctcgcgcggcggcggcggcggcggcgttgaCCGCTTCTACAGCCCGCCCCACGTGCGccgccagcagcaggaggagcagCTGCAGCGGCTCAAGGGCCTGGCCCAGGGGCAGCGCACGTcgtccccggcggcggggacgctcACGCCCAGGGCCGCCAGGCAGAAGACGCCACCGGCTGAGACGCCCGCCCCGGTTAACGAGTCCGAGAGGCGGGTCGACGCGTCCTCCAAGCCGCCCGTGTCCGCGACGGCCTCCACCGCCAAGGCGGCTGCGACGGCTGATGCGGTCACGACCTCGCCGCCGGCGCCTGCGGTGCTGGATGAGGTCGGGAATCTCGATAGGTTCCTTATCTCCACCACGCCATCTGTGCCCGTGCACTACCTGCCCAAG ACCAGCATGAGGGGATGGAGGATTGGTGATGTTACGAATTCTCGACCATATTTCTGCCTTGGAGATCTCTGGGAGGCTTTCAATGAGTGGAGCTTTTACGGGGCTGGTGTTCCCCTTGTTATAAGTGGAAGTGAATCTGTGATTCAGTATTATGTGCCATACCTTTCTGCTATACAGCTGTATGCAGACCCTTTGAAGCTTCCATCGAGGATCAG CGAAGGTAGCAGTGAAACTGATGATATCCGATTAAGAAGCTTAACTGTGGAAGCTACACATCGATTGGATGGTGGCTTTCAAAGGGATGGCGATGAAATGCACTCACCATCGACTCGTCCAATTTTTGAATATCTTGAGACAGATCCACCATTTGGTAGAGAGCCTTTAACAGACAAG GTATCAGTTCTTGCAAGTAGATTTCCAGATTTGAAGAAATTCAGAAGTTGTGACCTGCTGCCAACCAGTTGGATGTCTGTTGCATG GTACCCTATCTATAGAATCCCTACTGGACCAACACTCAAGGATTTGGATGCATGTTTCTTGACATTTCATTACTTATCAACACCTTCCAAGG ATACTGATCCCAGTACACCACCATGCCCCAATTTGGGGGGGCTTAATTGCAACATGAACGCCGCTGGCAAACTAACATTGCCCGTCTTTGGACTGGCATCATACAAATTGAAGAGCTCTATTTGGTCGTCAAATAGGCCTGAGGAGCAGCAGCTTGCAGCTTCACTGACGCAGAcagcagatgactggcttcgccATCGCCAAGTGTACCATCCAGACTTCCGGTTCTTTCTCACCCACTTCAACACAGCATTGAGATGA